One stretch of Tissierellales bacterium DNA includes these proteins:
- the fliG gene encoding flagellar motor switch protein FliG produces the protein MTENMEFTGRQKAAVLMISLGPQKSAEIFKHLSDDEIEELTLEIANMRMVSPEVKEYILEEFYQMCIAQEYISEGGINYAKDVLERALGSQKAVDIINKLTTSLQVKPFEFIRKTDPSQILNYIQNEHPQTIALILAYLSPSQAGQILSSLSADKQGEVAKRIATMDRTSPEIIKEVESVLESKFSTMVSQDYTSAGGLDSIVNILNAVDRGTEKHIMDELESNDAELSEEIKRRMFVFEDIVSLDGRSVQRFIREIDNSQWSIALKSASDEVKDVIFGNMSKRLVEMIKEDMEFMGPVRVKDIEEAQQNIVNTIRKLEDEGEIIISRGGDEVVV, from the coding sequence ATGACAGAAAATATGGAATTTACCGGAAGACAAAAAGCTGCAGTTTTGATGATTTCATTAGGCCCTCAAAAATCGGCTGAGATATTTAAACATCTCAGCGATGATGAAATAGAGGAATTAACACTTGAAATTGCAAATATGAGAATGGTTTCACCAGAGGTAAAAGAATATATATTAGAAGAATTTTATCAAATGTGTATAGCTCAGGAATATATTTCTGAGGGTGGTATTAATTATGCGAAAGACGTACTCGAAAGAGCATTGGGATCACAAAAAGCTGTTGATATTATCAATAAATTGACAACTTCATTGCAAGTTAAGCCATTTGAATTTATTAGAAAAACTGATCCTAGTCAAATACTCAATTATATACAGAATGAGCATCCACAAACAATAGCGCTCATATTAGCTTATTTATCTCCATCTCAGGCTGGTCAAATATTATCAAGTTTATCAGCGGATAAACAGGGGGAAGTTGCTAAGAGAATTGCTACTATGGACAGAACCTCTCCTGAAATTATAAAAGAAGTAGAATCTGTATTAGAAAGCAAATTCTCTACAATGGTTTCGCAAGATTACACGAGCGCTGGTGGCCTAGATTCTATAGTAAACATATTAAATGCAGTTGATAGAGGAACAGAAAAACATATTATGGATGAATTAGAATCTAATGATGCTGAGCTTTCAGAAGAAATTAAACGTAGAATGTTCGTATTTGAGGATATCGTATCTCTTGATGGACGTTCTGTACAAAGATTTATTCGAGAAATTGACAATAGTCAGTGGTCTATTGCACTTAAAAGTGCTAGTGACGAAGTCAAAGATGTTATCTTTGGCAATATGTCTAAACGTTTAGTAGAGATGATCAAAGAAGATATGGAATTTATGGGACCAGTTAGGGTTAAAGATATTGAAGAAGCTCAACAAAATATAGTAAATACAATTAGAAAATTAGAGGATGAAGGCGAAATAATTATTTCTCGAGGAGGAGATGAGGTCGTTGTCTAA
- a CDS encoding FliH/SctL family protein, translating into MSKLIKSNYVREIERKKENDDKNSIDHVQEAKRRIDYLKEEIEVLEEEIRLKKEKAEEYCDNKKSEAEDESQAIVQKAEVERDELLEQAYQKSQEVLEESRNNGYEEGYQSGYEEGKKNSDELIDEANDYKKQYWEMREKALRDAESDFVNLAIGVIDKIFNRQLEEEDIILDIVKNAIESIGYCTSITIRVSEDDYDVLEISRSRILAMFPLIDNMDIKTDFSLTKGDCVIDSEKGSVDASVRMQLDQIKELVMNLLQNE; encoded by the coding sequence TTGTCTAAACTGATTAAATCAAACTATGTTCGAGAGATTGAAAGAAAAAAAGAAAATGATGATAAAAATTCGATAGATCATGTACAAGAGGCTAAAAGAAGAATTGATTATCTAAAAGAAGAAATTGAAGTGTTAGAAGAAGAAATTCGGCTGAAAAAAGAGAAGGCAGAGGAATATTGTGACAACAAAAAATCAGAGGCAGAGGATGAAAGCCAAGCAATTGTTCAAAAAGCAGAGGTTGAAAGGGATGAACTTTTAGAACAGGCTTACCAAAAGAGTCAAGAAGTGCTTGAAGAGAGTAGAAATAATGGATATGAAGAAGGATATCAATCAGGTTATGAAGAGGGGAAAAAAAACTCAGATGAGTTGATTGATGAAGCTAATGATTATAAAAAGCAATATTGGGAAATGCGTGAAAAAGCACTTAGAGATGCTGAGTCTGATTTTGTAAACTTGGCGATTGGTGTTATTGATAAAATCTTTAATAGACAATTGGAAGAAGAAGATATTATATTAGATATAGTTAAAAATGCTATAGAGAGTATAGGTTATTGTACGTCCATAACCATAAGAGTTTCAGAAGATGATTATGATGTTTTAGAGATATCGAGAAGCAGGATACTTGCTATGTTTCCATTAATAGATAATATGGATATTAAAACAGATTTTTCATTAACAAAAGGTGATTGTGTAATTGACAGTGAAAAAGGGAGTGTAGATGCATCTGTAAGAATGCAATTAGATCAGATTAAAGAATTGGTGATGAACTTGCTACAAAATGAGTGA
- the fliI gene encoding flagellar protein export ATPase FliI, which produces MDKINVGKYIDGIREARTLKYMGKVSKITGLTIESIGPIAKVGEVCQIYPIASKEPIDAEVVGFRDDRILLMPLGEMEGIGPGSRVVALGHGFLVEVGEQLKGRILDGLGNPIDGKGPLFTGNFYSVSNTPPNPLARKRIDEVLPLGVRALDGLLTCGKGQRMGIFAGSGVGKSTLLGMIARNALSSVNVIGLIGERGREVREFIENDLKEEGLAQSVVVVATSDQPALVRKKGAELATAIAEYFRDQGEDVLLLMDSLTRFSMAQREIGLAIGEPPVTRGFTPSVFSVLPKLLERTGTSDKGSITALYTVLVDGDDMNEPITDTVRGILDGHIVLSRDLAHKNHYPAIDILASISRVMNNICEKEHVSAANTMKDLMATYRDAEDLINIGAYKKGSNPKIDKSIDHIEMIESFLKQGIMDKISFEETRKILESVIR; this is translated from the coding sequence ATGGATAAAATTAATGTGGGAAAATATATTGATGGAATAAGAGAAGCAAGAACCCTAAAATATATGGGAAAGGTTTCAAAGATTACTGGGTTAACTATTGAATCTATTGGACCAATTGCAAAAGTAGGAGAGGTGTGCCAGATTTATCCGATAGCATCTAAAGAACCTATAGATGCTGAAGTTGTTGGATTTAGAGATGATAGAATATTGTTAATGCCACTTGGAGAGATGGAAGGAATTGGTCCAGGTAGTAGAGTTGTGGCACTAGGTCATGGTTTTTTGGTTGAAGTTGGAGAACAATTAAAAGGGCGTATACTTGACGGATTAGGGAACCCAATAGATGGCAAAGGTCCATTATTTACTGGTAATTTTTATAGTGTTTCCAATACGCCACCTAATCCTCTCGCTAGAAAAAGAATTGACGAGGTATTGCCACTAGGTGTTAGAGCTTTAGATGGATTACTAACTTGCGGTAAAGGTCAGAGGATGGGTATATTTGCAGGTAGTGGTGTTGGAAAAAGTACACTACTTGGAATGATTGCAAGAAATGCTCTTTCTAGCGTAAATGTAATAGGTCTTATTGGGGAGCGTGGGCGTGAAGTTAGAGAGTTTATAGAAAATGATTTGAAAGAAGAAGGACTTGCACAATCAGTTGTAGTTGTTGCTACATCAGATCAACCTGCTCTTGTTAGAAAAAAAGGCGCAGAGCTGGCTACCGCAATAGCCGAGTATTTTAGAGATCAGGGGGAGGATGTGTTGTTATTGATGGATTCTCTTACTAGATTTTCTATGGCACAGAGAGAGATAGGGCTAGCAATAGGTGAGCCGCCTGTAACTCGAGGGTTCACACCATCCGTATTTTCTGTATTGCCAAAATTGTTGGAGAGAACAGGAACATCGGATAAGGGCAGCATTACGGCTCTTTACACGGTATTGGTAGATGGAGATGATATGAATGAACCTATAACCGATACTGTTAGAGGTATATTAGATGGTCATATAGTATTGTCGCGTGACTTAGCCCATAAGAATCATTATCCAGCTATAGATATACTGGCTAGTATAAGTCGTGTAATGAATAATATATGTGAAAAAGAACATGTTAGTGCGGCTAATACAATGAAGGATTTGATGGCGACATATCGAGATGCGGAAGATTTAATTAATATCGGGGCTTATAAAAAGGGTTCTAATCCTAAGATTGACAAATCCATAGATCATATAGAGATGATAGAATCGTTTTTAAAACAGGGTATAATGGATAAGATTTCATTTGAAGAAACTCGGAAAATTTTGGAAAGTGTGATTAGATAA
- the fliJ gene encoding flagellar export protein FliJ, protein MKKFVFKLEKILNYRRQIVKEKKMAVLEANRVVREKEELLESARNEKLELLKKRNEEARAKLNVRLLQNFSSFFSVLDRKIDYYKKEIDRANEELEKCKIEYIKAVQEERVLEKIKEKDKLNYDYELKKEEEKLIDSIVSFSNKEN, encoded by the coding sequence ATGAAGAAATTTGTCTTCAAACTTGAAAAAATATTGAATTATAGGCGACAAATAGTCAAAGAGAAGAAAATGGCTGTTCTTGAGGCGAATCGTGTTGTGCGAGAAAAAGAAGAGCTGTTAGAAAGTGCAAGAAATGAAAAACTTGAGCTGTTAAAAAAGAGAAATGAAGAGGCGAGAGCAAAATTAAATGTGAGATTGCTTCAGAACTTCTCTTCTTTTTTTAGTGTTTTGGATAGAAAAATAGACTATTATAAAAAAGAAATTGATAGGGCAAATGAAGAGTTAGAGAAATGCAAGATTGAGTATATAAAGGCAGTTCAAGAAGAGCGTGTATTGGAAAAGATAAAGGAAAAAGATAAGCTAAATTATGATTATGAATTAAAAAAAGAAGAAGAGAAGTTAATTGATTCTATTGTTAGTTTTTCGAATAAAGAAAATTGA